The Nerophis lumbriciformis linkage group LG36, RoL_Nlum_v2.1, whole genome shotgun sequence DNA window taaaatgtgcaaaataaacatccagtccaacacagtacactataaccaattctactcattccagtgagtgactaacagttgtaatgaagaaaggttagcatgtctacatgctctggggtgaggctggttcttttcttgtttacaatattcccagcagctgaaaataggcgctcagaaggggtcgatgtggctggaactgagaggtaagaccgagccagcattgccagatttggaaaccttgcctgatgttctttccaccattttaatgggttttcatccttggaaatgggggattctccaaaataagacactaactcgtttctgaccatttcagcatcattactgtcattgttgtcttcctcattgttgctgagttcatctgaatctgagccaagaagtgtgtctagtaaagatacaggccgcctgtcagcatctggtctttccacttgcattgctgtgccctgttgagcgtgtgtctccttttcccttcttttctcctccagaactattgcatgcagcttgtattgaacttttaaacactcatctgcagtcaggaatttcagcttcctgaatcgtgggtcaagtgcagctgctaatatgcacacatttggtccatcatctttgaatgtggtctcggcttcccacctggatgttatctcacgtgcagcagtgacctggaaacacttgattgatgcattttcaaaagcagtttgtgtagccttccgaagccctttgaccagcagagggacagcggaaactgttacataagattctccactcaggtacacagttgcacattcaaaaggtttcagaacttgttcaagttcttcaagcaagctccactggtcagccttaagatccagaaaatgcttccctctttgagtgacctccggatctgacagagttgctgttattggccacctctgctcaagcaggcgactaatcatgtaaaaggaactgttccatctcacagacacatcttgtatgaggctgtggtctggagaacccatttgtttttgcttaacctttagttttgtactggatagctcactttttctgaagtgctcgaccaaacttcttgctgctcctaaagctctgctgatgtggttgtcctttagagcatggttaactacaagctgtagagtatggccaacacatctgagggatgaaacaccatgtctttcctcaagaactcttaaagctgcaacaacatttgcagcattgtcatgtacaatgacttgtactagttttatgtttatttcaaacttattgacaacatcctcaatccaagaggcaatgttttctgcagtgtgcttttcattgaggggcattgttgtcaagttaattgaggcaagctcccactcatcattaacaaagtgaatggtgacaccaaggtaagcttcagtggccatacttgtccatgcatcagttgtgagtgtcagttttcctttcacatttttcaggattgctttgacttcattcattttctttgtgtatttttgctccataagcttagtgaagtaggttcttgatggtagtgtgtagccagagtgaaaccgtttgatcattttttgaaacCCTTCCCCCTCTACCATATTTAATGGCCTCATGTCTATGACCATCATTTGCAGGACACTATCAGTCAGGTCAGCGGCCACTTGGGGTGTGCATTCAGTCCCAtgcctctttggaaaaaaatcctggacactgctttgtcgtttgctgcaacataagagacaacaattaattttcattttaaatatacccaaatacagcttactttaatacaaaaggttaattaaactacacacattatcttgttaaattggtttaataacacaacaatgatagtatgattaaagtgaagttaattgttcgtttgtacatagtaccgtatatgtaactgttaatgttgtaaaaggtatttgcacaacttattaacgttagcgttaaagatagtatatgtaactgttaatgttgtaaaaggtatttgcacaacttattaacgttagcgttaaagatagtatatgtaactgttaatgttgtaaaaggtatttgtacaacttattaacgttagcgttaaagaggagcgtgtctttgtaaacactgaacaggcacgccaaacgcgcctctcagagcgaaacggtgctttagtttatgaatttacaacgcagatacaaatgacacattcatgtttttttgtaatgatgacaacgtatactcacgcggatgattgactcgttgatggtgatgggaagaacgctgtcggatgttttctttttagatgctcgttcatagccgttgtgctgctgtgatacgccatttccgctcgacacagtttgcataaaacaacattattaggccgtttattaaaatactcccacacttttgacgacttttggcgtgtttttttcccctcgctcgcatcgtttgctctgcgctccgccatgacagtggtgtgacgtaaatatgcgacgcgccgacgcacaaaaatgacgtcgacgtatttacgtaaccgatgacgtcgactacgtcgacgcgtcgtttcagccttagtgacgtcacaagttgaaagtctcctcacatttccccattgtttacaccagcagcgagagcgatttggaccgagaaagcgacgattaccccattaatttgagccgggatgaaagatttgtggatgaggaaggtgagagtgaaggactagagtgcagtgcaggacgcatctttttttgctatgaccgtaacttaggtacaagggctcattggattccacactctctcttttttctattgtggatcacggatttgtattttaaaccacctcggatactgtatcctcttgaaaatgagagtcgagaacgcgaaatggacattcacagtgacttttatctccacgacaatacatcggtgaagcactttagctacggagctaacgtgataacatcgggcttaactgcagatagaaacaaaagaaataaaccccagactggaaggatagacagaaaatcaacaatactattaaaccatggacctgtaactacacggttaatgctttccagcctggcgaagcttaacaatgctgttgctaacgacgccattgaatgtaacttagctagggacctcgacagagctatgataaaacattagctctctacctacgccaaccctcatctgctcatcaacaccgaagctcacctgcgttccagcgatcgacggagcgacgaaggacttcacccgatcatcgatgcggtcggcggctagcgtcggatagcgcgtctgctatccaagtcaaagtcctcctggttgtgttgctgtagccagacgctaatacaccgatcgcatctacagctttcttatttgcagtctccattgttcatcaaacaaattgcaaaagattcaccaacacagatgtccagaatactgtggaattttgcgatggaaactgagctttttgtattggatacaatggcgtcccaatacttccgtttcaaccatcgacgtcacgcgcatacgtcatcatatctagacgttttcaaccggaagttttgcAGGAAATATAAAATTGCACTTTacaagttaacccggccgtattggcatgtgttgcaatgttaagatttcatcattgatatataaactatcagactgcgtggtcggtagtagtgggtttcagtaggcctttagtgacatcatgcacaaaagtgcactaatagcttgtattaaaatgtctctgacaatcttgcactttctgttttggaaatgacatgaatgtttgtgccagtgcttaataactgtttaataaatacacttttgctaaattgacttagttgtgatttccctctctgcatgaaagtgtaaaatgagcatatattaatgcagtatgaagaagaatgttttaatgtagacacatagaatcatcatactgctgtgattatatgcatcaagtgttcattcaaggctaaggcaaaatatccagatatatatcgtgtatcgtgacatggcctaaacatatccagatattaataaaaggccatatcgcccagccctaagctaAACACAATTATAGATATGAACAATTGTCAACTGTTAGCATATGTTACCTCCATCCAATATCTGTTACAAGACACTGTAGTAGTAAATAGTAGGTACTCTGTATATTCCTGCGCCAGACAATCCCactttaataaacaaaaaaaattgatatCATTCGAGCTcaaaaaatatggaaaaagtCATTGTGATCTTTTTTTTGTTGCCCTATCGCCAAGCCCAACTACAAGGTATCCCAGCAGAGTACATTGGATATACAAGTTGGTATATTTATGATGTACACCACTAACTGAGGAGTCATTGTGCAACGAGAGGGAATACTTTTGTGACTTTTGCTCTACTTTGAACACTTTTTGAATGGCTCTCAGGGTGCCCCTCTGTTTACACTAGCTCATCTAATctgacattgttgtttgtgttaAAGGCCACTGTGGGTGGAGTATACTCAGGATCCTGCTACTTATGCTCTGGAGGACCAATTCTTGATTGGTGAGACTGAATTTTTCTTCTTAGTGTGCAGCATATAAGGCAATAGATGGGTGAAATGAATTAGAGCCTGAAACTTGAAAGTCATACCTTCTTTTTGCAGGACGGGACTTGTTGGTGCACCCTGTCACTGAAGAGGGAGCCCGTGGAGTCACTGCCTATCTGCCTGGAAAAGAGGAGGTACGGAAATAAAACATGATTGTTTGGTATGGTTTCAGCCATTTAGTCAACTAACTCTTGTTTGCCCATCAGGTCTGGTTTGACGTGCACACCTTCCAGAAACACAATGGCGCTCAGAACCTTTACATTCCTGTCACCATGAGCTCTGTAAGACACGCCTGTAAAACATGGCACATTTTGCATTGTAAAGCTGTCCTCTCTCTCTTCCCATCAGATCCCAGTTTTCCAGCGTGGCGGCTCAATTATTCCCAGAAAGCTTCGAGTGCGCAGATCATCGCCCTGCATGGAGCACGACCCTTACACTTTGATCGTGGCCCTCGACCGACAGGTACGTCACCTCCCACAGTCCTGGCACaccagcaatgttccctctaaggtgcgcgcctgtgcaagatcgcactgctcaagcgtcctctgcgcacggcaaatctatgccacgcacaaaatcaaataaaaaaataagcgcataacaattttcgacacgacatggacacgacagagaaaacagttttcgtcatcattgttcaaatattgtaacttctgtcgagacgctttgaggacatgaattccatccatcactttacttagcaaaactctttattgtcggccataaacacatcaccaaaacattagtaaaaaaaaaagatatctagcaaaagtggtcattttctgcagtacaaaccagaccaaaagcaactttgttatatcaacagcagccactcgctctttctcacttgcgccaacacatgcacatatggcacttagccagtgatgcatttacagccacacaaaaagtcggacaactccaacaccacacaaagtgtaatttcaggtcgttacactatgatttaccaatcaaatgtgtgcttattctagtgtcatttattaggaatcttaatttataaatattaatcatgaaatgctgttagtatattaaataaatactaatacaaatatattttttacaacaggaagttgcaggaatgtgcacatgatcccctgcttaccgtacatctcattgtgcaacatgtgaatgttttaatgggaactaaatgcaatgtctgaaaggggtacacattatttccaaagcaggacctccacccagacaaacaatacaaatacacagttcatgaaaaacaatatttgttgttattgtcattgtaagtgggcctgaacacttattttagaaaataacctcatggaaatgactgctgtcatttgattataataataaaagaatgttgtctgtctgtgttggccctgtgatgaagtggggacttgtccagggtgtaccccgccttccgcctgaatgcagctgagataggctccagcacccaccgcgaccccaaaagggacaagcggtagaaaatggatagatggatggagatttaacttgttatttagtcaggtttgggacaggtgtgcacgtctgatgttgctcacatgggctccactgaatgctcagggagtttttgcgtttgctcacacacataaaaaattagagggaacattgcacacCAGTGGCTTTGTTTTTATTCCAAGACTTTTTTAACACAGAGGGCTGCCGAAGGAGAGCTCTACATTGATGATGGACACACTTTCAACTTTGAGAAGAAGGAGTTCATTCACAGGAAGCTGTCCTTCGCCAACAACGTCCTCTCCTCTGTGtatgtttctatttttttctttttcaacattacaaattgaaaatgttgtggattaaacacaaacacattcaacTTGTGGGGGGATGTATAACAGGGCTCCAATTTAACCGCCCtctcatttgccgtaatgccctaaaaaattgaccaacatttgcggcaacaCCTTGCCGTTACCGCCCCTGACTTTGTActtcccttgactttttacttgttaatggacaaaGGAAATAATGGTCAATGGCAGATACAATTACATCTCCTTTATAAACTACCAAAAGCCTTatatttattaccgtatttttcggactataagtcgcagtttttttcagagtttccgggggtgcgacttatactcaggagcgccttatgtgtgaaattattaacacattaccgtaaaatatcaaataatattctttagctcattcacgtaagagactagacgtataagatttcatgggatttagcgattaggagtgacagattgtttggtaagcgtttagcatgttctatatgttatagttatttgaatgactcttaccataatatgttacgttaacataccagttggttatttatgcctcatataacgtacacttattcagcctgttgttcactattctttatttattttaaattgcctttcaaatgtctattcttggtgttggcttttatcaaataaatttcccccaaaaatgcgacttatactccagtgcgacttatatatgtttttttccttctttattatgcattttcggcgggtgcgacttatactccgaaaaatacggtatatcatttTGGGCAACACGAAGTCAGACACATCGTCGTTTGCCTTATTAATCATGGCGTACTATCAACGTTAATCTCGCTCCGAGTATACTTAGTCAACAGACCTACATGTCAAACTAAGGGTTGCTGTATaagcaacgccaacactgtcataaacttgtgccatatagtgagaccacactaaacaacaatgacaaacacattacaGGAGAatgtttgcaccgcaacacaacagaacacattcctagaattccttgcagcaccaactcttcccagACGCTACAGTCATTTCCCCTCACTTCCCGCCATTTGTTTAAGAGCccactgctgtgtttggatggagacaggtgtggacagtaTTGGAGACActggtccccacactaaaagtatacagcgaaggagaaaaacgatatgatgttgctttcattttgacGATACAGCTGCTGTGACAGAGAGTTAATGATGTGAGGAAACATGCTGTCACtcctgtttttgttgttcttggccaaactgttgtactgaaccacaaggGGGCATTAGAGAAGAACAagtcttgtttattagactttatattcattagccaaactgctttgtgttttattttgatataaaaaaataaacgccgttttttttttttttacattaccgtatgtctgtgctgtgtaaaactcggcagggtaaccacgtaatacttcATGTCAGCaggtagttaccgtatttttcggagtataagtcgctccggagtataagtcgcaccggccgaaaatgcacaataaagaaggaaaaaaacatatataagtcgcactggagtataagtcgcactggagtataagtcgctccggagtataagtcgcattttttagggaaatttatttgataaaagccaacaccaagaatagacatttgaaaggcaatttaaaataaataaagaatagtgaacaacaggctgaataagtgtacgttatatgaggcataaataaccaactgagaaggtgcctggtatgttaacgtaacatattatggtaagagtcattcaaataactataacatatagaacatgctatacgtttaccaaacaatctgtcactcctaatcgctaaatcccatgaaatcttatacgaaatcttatacgtctagtctcttacgtgaatgagctaaacaatattatttgatattttatggttttatgttaataatttcacacataagtcgctctaaatccctaaattccttgcaatagctggttgagaaatgttgttcttaaactgttcaacaatttgctcacgcatttgttgacaaagtggtttcccttgccccatccttgtttgtgaatgactgagcatttcatggaatctacttttatacccaatcatggcacccacctgttcccaatttgcctgttcacctgtgagatgttccaaataagtgtttttaatgagcattcctcaactttatcagtatttattaccacctttcccaacttctttgtcacgtgctgctggcatcaaattctaaagttacggtaatgattatttgcaaaaaaaaaaatgtttgagtttgaacatcaaatatgttgtctttgtagcatattcaactgaatatgggttgaaaatgattcgcaaatcattgtattccgtttatattatctaacacaatttcccaactcatatggaaacggggtttgtatattttcatTATGATATCAATGAACTTGGACATAAACATGATGGCCtgtcaataaaaacaataataatagcaTCAAGATAGTCAATCCTGTCACTCTGCTTGTCAACTCTCTGAAAAATAGATAAGAATTTGACTCCAACCCAAATGTATTACGATGTTTTGGGTTATTAAGAATATGTGATgaacaaatgtttgtttttgtttgcaaAATTAACAACATACATGAGTGGTGCTATCTGCTTTTCAAATGTTTTTCCGACGTGGATGCACTTTTTTTTAGCCTGACGTGATCTGTATGTGTCACTAAGTTTGTTATAAAGCACCTTGGcatttattaattgatatttaACAAGCTAGTTTTGCTTCTCAAGGATGTCTCAAGTCTTTTTTGGGATAGTGCTGaagaaaaaaaaccctgcaatgTGCTTTCTTCCGGTTCCGATATAAGATAATGTTACAAAAGCACACGTTTGAAAAAGATGATGATCTCACTCTGCTGGTTTAACAGCAACCAGATCATTATTATCACAACCTAAATTGGGTGCAGCCAGGTGATGATTGGCCACAAGTCATGCTCACTCACTCACAAACCGGAACTAACTCAGCCAACTGGACAACATCCCACTCACCAAGCACCACCTTTTCAAAGTCACAGATATTACAGCGCAAAATAATCGGCTGCTCCTTTGGCCCTCCAGATTTAATTGTGGCGAGCCGTCACAGTTCAAAGAATACATGGGAAATGCTGACATTGccaaaaataatagttttttgtTTGTCATGGCCAACAGAA harbors:
- the LOC140677582 gene encoding E3 SUMO-protein ligase ZBED1-like; protein product: MMVIDMRPLNMVEGEGFQKMIKRFHSGYTLPSRTYFTKLMEQKYTKKMNEVKAILKNVKGKLTLTTDAWTSMATEAYLGVTIHFVNDEWELASINLTTMPLNEKHTAENIASWIEDVVNKFEINIKLVQVIVHDNAANVVAALRVLEERHGVSSLRCVGHTLQLVVNHALKDNHISRALGAARSLVEHFRKSELSSTKLKVKQKQMGSPDHSLIQDVSVRWNSSFYMISRLLEQRWPITATLSDPEVTQRGKHFLDLKADQWSLLEELEQVLKPFECATVYLSGESYVTVSAVPLLVKGLRKATQTAFENASIKCFQVTAAREITSRWEAETTFKDDGPNVCILAAALDPRFRKLKFLTADECLKVQYKLHAIVLEEKRREKETHAQQGTAMQVERPDADRRPVSLLDTLLGSDSDELSNNEEDNNDSNDAEMVRNELVSYFGESPISKDENPLKWWKEHQARFPNLAMLARSYLSVPATSTPSERLFSAAGNIVNKKRTSLTPEHVDMLTFLHYNC